The following proteins are co-located in the Pseudomonas fluorescens genome:
- the qatC gene encoding Qat anti-phage system QueC-like protein QatC, translating into MRHHSIICRLGASDIDPIEIKHPGSRETAISFLDGYQRLSFGIGQAIDQLANKGMRPSETSIDLALVAGALTAADTRISRKTESQNAWTREIDLYVPVADPALWTSMSALLDSTLHFLTGDRWRVIFRARPEGLEELAPIVELFRSATPTSVCLFSGGMDSFIGAIDLLAQGESPLLVSHYWDSNSTSKYQNQCFEALQERYPDTPIHQVQARVGFPQGLVANTKGEDTLRGRSFLFFALAALAADATGEEMVIHVPENGLISLNVPLDPLRLGALSTRTTHPYYMARVNELFAGLGLRMRLHNMYGHRTKGQMAEQCADGEFLRANVHKTMSCSSPGKARYQKDPTNRQPKHCGFCVPCIIRRASIAHGCGDDITPYVIPDLHANVLNTNKADGAHVRSFQMAIRRLQRAPNSPRFDIHIPGPLIDHPDDHQAYEQVYVDGLNEVHRYLTGVRAQPL; encoded by the coding sequence ATGAGACACCACAGCATCATCTGCAGGCTCGGCGCCAGTGATATTGACCCGATCGAGATTAAGCACCCTGGGAGCCGTGAAACCGCAATTTCATTCCTGGATGGTTACCAGCGTCTGAGCTTTGGTATTGGGCAAGCGATCGATCAGCTTGCGAATAAGGGCATGCGCCCCAGCGAGACCTCAATCGACCTGGCCCTCGTAGCCGGAGCGCTCACGGCGGCTGATACCCGGATATCCCGGAAGACCGAATCCCAGAATGCCTGGACGCGTGAGATCGACCTTTACGTGCCTGTGGCAGATCCTGCGTTGTGGACTTCGATGTCAGCGCTGCTTGACTCGACCTTGCATTTCTTAACCGGCGATCGATGGAGGGTCATCTTCCGCGCCAGGCCTGAAGGCTTGGAGGAGCTGGCTCCCATCGTGGAGCTCTTTCGGAGCGCTACTCCCACAAGCGTGTGTCTTTTCTCGGGAGGTATGGACAGCTTCATTGGTGCGATCGACCTGCTGGCCCAAGGGGAGTCTCCGCTGCTGGTGAGCCACTACTGGGACTCCAATAGCACCAGCAAATATCAGAATCAATGCTTTGAGGCGCTCCAAGAGCGATACCCTGATACTCCGATCCACCAGGTACAGGCCAGGGTGGGCTTCCCGCAAGGGCTGGTGGCCAACACAAAGGGTGAAGATACGCTGCGGGGGCGCTCATTCCTGTTCTTCGCGTTGGCGGCGTTGGCGGCCGATGCCACGGGCGAGGAGATGGTGATCCATGTTCCTGAGAACGGTCTGATCTCCCTGAATGTCCCGCTGGATCCGCTGCGATTGGGCGCTCTGAGCACGCGGACAACACACCCCTACTACATGGCTCGCGTGAATGAGCTCTTTGCTGGTCTTGGGCTTCGGATGCGGTTGCACAACATGTATGGACATCGCACTAAGGGGCAGATGGCCGAGCAGTGCGCTGATGGTGAATTTCTCCGTGCGAACGTCCACAAAACCATGTCGTGCTCCTCACCGGGCAAGGCACGATACCAAAAGGATCCGACCAACCGGCAACCCAAGCACTGCGGCTTCTGCGTTCCTTGTATCATCCGGCGAGCCTCCATTGCCCATGGATGCGGCGATGATATAACCCCGTACGTGATTCCCGATTTGCACGCGAATGTCTTGAACACGAACAAAGCTGACGGGGCACATGTGCGATCATTCCAGATGGCCATCCGCCGACTGCAGCGGGCGCCGAACAGTCCGAGGTTCGACATCCACATCCCTGGCCCCTTGATCGACCATCCGGACGACCATCAGGCGTATGAGCAGGTGTATGTGGACGGCCTCAATGAAGTCCATCGATATTTGACTGGAGTCAGGGCGCAGCCCCTATGA
- the qatD gene encoding Qat anti-phage system TatD family nuclease QatD, with translation MNQTVRERPKWVDFHCHLDLYPNHEALICECDREGVATLAVTTTPKAWARNQELASTSKHVRVALGLHPQLVAEREGELTLFERLLEGTRYVGEIGLDAGPRFYSSFEAQERIFSRILSACSEQGGKILTVHSVRTAAKVLGHIERLLPPDRGRVVLHWFTGSAAEAKRALDLGCYFSINIEMLKSTKHRALVASLPFDRMLTETDGPFVQVGGKPLAPPDVRNAIQAIATLKGLGTAQVANQIVSNLGSLLRSC, from the coding sequence ATGAACCAAACAGTGCGCGAGCGTCCGAAATGGGTGGATTTTCACTGCCACCTGGATCTCTATCCCAACCACGAAGCCTTGATTTGTGAGTGCGATAGGGAAGGGGTAGCCACGCTCGCTGTTACCACCACGCCAAAGGCCTGGGCTCGAAATCAGGAACTGGCTAGTACTTCTAAGCACGTGCGGGTCGCCTTGGGTTTGCACCCGCAGCTCGTGGCGGAGCGTGAAGGGGAGCTCACGCTGTTCGAGCGCTTGCTGGAAGGGACGCGATACGTCGGAGAGATTGGTCTCGATGCCGGCCCTCGGTTCTACTCCAGCTTCGAGGCGCAAGAGCGGATCTTTTCCCGGATCCTGTCAGCTTGTTCTGAGCAGGGTGGCAAGATCCTCACTGTGCACAGCGTCCGCACTGCTGCAAAGGTGCTGGGACATATCGAGCGCCTCCTTCCACCCGATCGCGGTAGGGTCGTGCTGCACTGGTTCACTGGCAGTGCGGCGGAGGCTAAGCGGGCTTTGGATCTCGGATGCTACTTCTCGATCAACATCGAGATGTTGAAGTCCACGAAGCACCGGGCGCTTGTAGCATCGCTGCCATTTGATCGTATGCTCACCGAAACCGATGGGCCGTTCGTGCAAGTGGGTGGTAAGCCGTTAGCCCCTCCAGATGTAAGGAATGCGATTCAGGCGATTGCTACGCTCAAGGGACTCGGCACTGCGCAGGTCGCAAATCAGATTGTTAGCAACTTGGGTAGTCTCCTGCGTAGTTGCTAG
- a CDS encoding helix-turn-helix domain-containing protein, protein MSNIEHAKSNPTLSTMEEFSSVLDIDLVAILAVASSYARHQTPKEFLKGVAGEIAKLERLGVLDKLHHEFEDGKLHSVHPRIRSGEANRQAVLKYKAEGKNQKETAELLGLDKSRVSRLWKDDR, encoded by the coding sequence ATGAGTAACATTGAGCACGCGAAGAGCAATCCCACCCTGTCAACGATGGAGGAATTCTCTTCAGTACTCGACATTGATCTTGTCGCCATACTGGCGGTGGCTTCGTCCTATGCGCGTCACCAAACACCCAAGGAGTTCTTGAAGGGCGTGGCTGGTGAGATAGCGAAGCTCGAAAGGCTGGGTGTGCTCGATAAGCTCCATCATGAGTTCGAGGACGGTAAGCTTCACTCAGTCCATCCCCGTATCAGATCTGGAGAGGCCAATCGGCAGGCGGTGCTCAAGTACAAGGCTGAAGGAAAAAACCAGAAAGAGACTGCGGAACTGTTGGGGCTTGACAAATCGAGGGTTAGCAGGCTCTGGAAAGACGACCGTTAA
- a CDS encoding metallophosphoesterase family protein, with protein MRIRIYSDLHAEFHRFDPPPLYSGVELVILAGDINKKVRGVQWANETFACQVVYVTGNHEYYDGHLDRTLQKMKDAAAGHVHVLENESLILGDVRILGSTAWTDFTSTGNQVAASNAARQGMNDFKYIRADSNYRRLRPDDLITRNRIAKDWLTQELARPFGGKTVVVTHHSPSPVVIGEQHEGHLTAAYTNDWPHLIEKAHVWVFGHTHEATDVELAGCRVISNPRGYPEESTGFDPYFEIQI; from the coding sequence TTGCGAATCAGAATTTACTCAGACCTCCATGCCGAGTTCCACCGTTTCGACCCGCCGCCCCTCTACTCTGGGGTTGAACTGGTAATCCTCGCTGGTGACATCAACAAAAAAGTCAGGGGCGTCCAATGGGCCAACGAGACGTTCGCCTGCCAGGTCGTGTACGTCACAGGGAACCACGAATATTACGACGGGCACCTTGATCGCACCTTGCAGAAGATGAAGGACGCCGCGGCCGGCCACGTGCATGTTCTGGAGAACGAATCGCTGATTCTGGGGGATGTCAGAATCCTCGGCAGCACAGCATGGACTGACTTCACTTCAACAGGGAACCAGGTCGCGGCCAGCAACGCTGCCAGGCAAGGTATGAACGACTTCAAGTACATCAGGGCAGACTCGAACTACAGAAGATTGAGACCGGATGACCTGATTACCCGGAACCGCATCGCCAAGGACTGGCTCACCCAAGAGCTCGCTCGACCGTTTGGCGGCAAAACGGTAGTGGTGACCCATCACTCACCATCTCCCGTGGTGATTGGTGAGCAGCATGAAGGGCATCTTACTGCAGCGTACACCAACGACTGGCCGCATTTGATCGAGAAGGCCCATGTGTGGGTGTTCGGTCACACGCATGAGGCTACAGATGTTGAGCTGGCCGGCTGCCGGGTGATCTCAAACCCCCGTGGCTACCCTGAGGAGAGCACCGGTTTTGACCCTTACTTCGAGATCCAAATCTAA
- a CDS encoding HAD family hydrolase — protein sequence MTAVIFDLFGTLLQIRNRQNPFRQLLRLGSQQGRAASPGDLRWIMTNAGGLQEAADFFGIKLSSTQLIELQSYLELELESITLFEDALPALALLRHHQIRVGVCSNLGGPYCSVARDLLPGLDGYALSAEVGLMKPDVAMYQHICTQLEVAPSQLPGSDAPNVLMIGDSWRCDADGPRVAGIEGYHLDRSGAGRFCDLLEFVTGINTSRG from the coding sequence ATGACAGCAGTAATTTTTGATCTCTTCGGTACGCTTTTGCAGATTCGAAACCGGCAGAACCCCTTTCGACAGCTCCTCCGCCTCGGCTCACAGCAGGGACGCGCCGCTTCCCCTGGAGATCTGCGCTGGATCATGACCAACGCCGGTGGGTTGCAGGAGGCTGCTGATTTTTTTGGAATCAAACTTTCCTCCACTCAACTTATTGAGCTCCAGAGCTACCTAGAGCTCGAACTTGAATCGATCACACTTTTTGAGGATGCGCTGCCGGCGCTCGCTCTGCTGCGACACCACCAAATAAGAGTTGGCGTGTGCTCGAACTTGGGTGGCCCGTATTGCTCGGTAGCCCGGGATTTGCTGCCGGGGCTCGATGGCTATGCGCTCAGCGCCGAGGTTGGGCTGATGAAGCCTGATGTGGCCATGTACCAACACATCTGCACCCAGCTTGAGGTTGCACCCAGCCAACTCCCAGGATCGGACGCGCCTAACGTCTTGATGATCGGAGACTCCTGGCGATGTGATGCTGATGGCCCCCGAGTAGCCGGCATCGAAGGTTACCATCTGGATCGTAGTGGGGCGGGTCGCTTTTGTGACCTGCTTGAGTTTGTTACAGGTATCAACACCAGCAGAGGTTGA